From Deinococcus cellulosilyticus NBRC 106333 = KACC 11606, a single genomic window includes:
- a CDS encoding metal ABC transporter permease — protein MTDLLAPLQYDFMVKAMLVSALVGAVCAVLSCFVTLKGWSLMGDAVSHSVLPGVVLSYVVGAPFALGAFVFGLGSVIAIGFIKAHSRIKEDTVMGVVFTGLFALGLVLISVTPSDVHLSHILFGNVLGITTADILQTVIIGGFALLVILLKRKDFLLFCFDPTHARSIGLNTTYLYYALLTLLALTIVASLQTVGIILVISMLITPGAIAYLLTDRFDRMLVWAVASGVFSSVFGTYLSYFLDASTGGCIVVLQTILFVIALVFAPKYGLLRLRKRVLAAA, from the coding sequence ATGACCGACCTGCTTGCTCCTTTGCAATATGACTTCATGGTCAAAGCCATGCTGGTGTCCGCTCTGGTGGGCGCAGTGTGTGCTGTGCTGTCCTGCTTTGTGACCCTCAAAGGCTGGTCCCTGATGGGGGACGCGGTATCCCACTCTGTGCTGCCCGGCGTGGTCCTCTCCTACGTGGTGGGGGCTCCTTTTGCCCTGGGTGCTTTCGTGTTTGGCCTGGGATCGGTGATTGCCATTGGTTTCATCAAGGCCCACTCCCGCATCAAGGAAGACACCGTGATGGGGGTGGTCTTCACCGGGCTCTTTGCTCTGGGTCTGGTCCTGATCTCGGTGACCCCGAGCGATGTGCACCTGTCGCACATCCTGTTCGGGAATGTGCTGGGGATCACCACTGCAGACATCCTGCAGACCGTGATCATCGGTGGTTTTGCCCTGCTGGTGATTCTCCTGAAGCGCAAAGACTTTCTGCTGTTCTGCTTTGACCCCACCCATGCCAGAAGCATTGGACTGAACACCACCTACCTGTACTATGCCCTCCTCACCCTCCTGGCCCTCACCATTGTGGCGAGCCTGCAGACCGTGGGCATCATTCTTGTGATCAGCATGCTGATCACTCCGGGAGCCATTGCCTACCTGCTCACAGACCGTTTTGACCGCATGCTGGTCTGGGCCGTGGCCAGTGGTGTGTTCAGCAGTGTGTTCGGCACCTACCTGAGTTACTTTCTGGACGCTTCCACAGGCGGATGCATTGTGGTTCTGCAAACCATTCTGTTTGTGATCGCCCTGGTGTTCGCACCCAAGTATGGCCTGCTGCGCCTGAGAAAACGGGTTCTGGCTGCGGCCTGA
- a CDS encoding metal ABC transporter ATP-binding protein — MSHRIEVQNVSIVYPNGHHALVNANLKLRSGTICGLIGMNGSGKSTLFKSIMGLLKPYSGDIRINGHPIRDAQKQGVVAYVPQSEDVDWNFPVTVWDVVMMGRYGRMGLLRTPSRKDREMVQQALKRVNLLEFKDRQIGELSGGQKKRVFVARALAQEATVLLLDEPFSGVDATTEELITGLLKDLKALGHTILISTHHLESIEAFCDEVALIAHQTVFAHGRTTEVFTPENIAQVFGAQHLLQPRIVQSAPRVALGD; from the coding sequence ATGTCCCACCGCATCGAAGTGCAAAACGTTTCCATCGTTTACCCCAACGGACACCATGCCCTGGTCAATGCCAACCTGAAATTGCGTTCTGGAACCATCTGTGGCCTGATCGGCATGAACGGCAGTGGCAAGAGCACCCTGTTCAAATCAATCATGGGCCTGCTGAAGCCCTACTCCGGGGACATCCGCATCAATGGGCACCCCATCCGGGATGCCCAGAAGCAGGGTGTGGTGGCTTACGTTCCGCAGAGCGAAGATGTGGACTGGAATTTCCCGGTCACGGTCTGGGACGTGGTGATGATGGGCCGCTATGGCCGGATGGGCCTGCTGCGCACCCCTTCACGCAAGGACCGCGAAATGGTCCAGCAGGCCCTGAAACGGGTCAACCTGCTGGAATTCAAGGACCGCCAGATTGGCGAACTCTCTGGTGGCCAGAAAAAACGGGTGTTTGTGGCCCGTGCCCTGGCCCAGGAAGCCACCGTATTGCTGCTGGACGAGCCTTTCAGCGGGGTTGACGCCACCACTGAAGAACTCATCACCGGGCTTCTGAAAGACCTCAAGGCTCTGGGGCACACCATCCTGATTTCCACCCACCACCTGGAATCCATTGAAGCCTTCTGTGACGAGGTGGCTCTGATTGCCCACCAGACCGTCTTTGCCCATGGCAGAACCACAGAGGTCTTCACGCCAGAGAACATTGCCCAGGTCTTTGGAGCACAGCACCTGCTGCAACCGAGGATTGTGCAATCCGCGCCAAGAGTGGCGCTTGGAGACTGA
- a CDS encoding metal ABC transporter substrate-binding protein codes for MQKHLIFSALLLLGTAEAQKKVVLTTFTIIQDMARNVAGDKLEVVSITKPGTEIHGYEPTPSDLVKAQKADLILNNGFNLEKWFERFYQKLQDVPRVTLTDGIKPMNITEGTYEGKPNPHTWMSPKNALVYVENIRKAFVKLDPQNAEVYNRNAKAYSAKIKALDAKLGKALKALPGNNRYLVSCEGAFSYLTRDYGLKEAYMWPINAEQQGTPRQVQKVIDTVKKNKIPVVFCETTVSDKAQRQVARETGARFGGNLFVDSLSAEGGQVPTYLKLLEYDINTLIQGLKP; via the coding sequence ATGCAAAAACATCTGATTTTTTCTGCCCTGCTCCTGCTGGGCACGGCTGAAGCGCAGAAAAAGGTGGTTCTGACCACCTTCACCATCATCCAGGACATGGCCAGAAATGTGGCTGGAGACAAACTGGAAGTGGTGTCCATCACCAAACCCGGAACCGAAATCCACGGGTACGAACCCACCCCCAGCGATCTGGTGAAAGCCCAGAAAGCCGACCTGATCCTCAACAATGGTTTCAACCTGGAAAAGTGGTTTGAGCGCTTCTACCAGAAGCTGCAGGACGTGCCGCGTGTCACCCTCACAGATGGCATCAAACCCATGAACATCACCGAGGGGACCTATGAGGGCAAACCCAACCCGCACACCTGGATGTCTCCCAAAAACGCACTGGTTTATGTGGAAAACATCCGAAAAGCCTTTGTAAAACTGGACCCCCAGAATGCGGAGGTTTACAACAGAAATGCAAAAGCCTACAGTGCAAAAATCAAAGCACTGGATGCGAAACTCGGCAAGGCCCTGAAAGCCCTGCCCGGGAACAACCGTTATCTGGTGAGCTGTGAAGGAGCGTTCAGTTACCTGACCCGCGACTATGGCCTGAAGGAAGCCTACATGTGGCCCATCAATGCTGAGCAGCAGGGAACGCCCAGACAGGTTCAGAAAGTCATTGACACCGTGAAGAAAAACAAGATTCCAGTGGTCTTCTGTGAAACCACAGTCTCTGACAAGGCGCAGCGTCAGGTGGCCCGGGAAACCGGGGCCCGCTTCGGAGGGAACCTCTTTGTGGACTCCCTCTCTGCAGAGGGTGGACAGGTTCCAACCTACCTGAAACTGCTGGAATACGACATCAACACCCTGATCCAGGGTCTGAAACCCTGA
- a CDS encoding dipeptidase has product MQFDQELALQELFEFLRMPSVSADSAYQAGMQQAVQFLQTKLTRLGFKAEVRPTEGHPVVYAERLTAPGKPTVMIYGHYDVQPEAPLEEWRTPPFEPTIVDGRIYARGSTDDKGQLYAHVKGIETLLQQNGELPVNIKILFEGEEEIGSPNLAKYLEAHSAELKADVILISDGSRFSADTPSITYGLRGLSYIEVHVQGASRDLHSGAYGGAVPNPINVLCEMIAQLKDDQGRVTIPGFYDGIQELTEQEREMWNTLPFDEGQWGASIGIDQFPGEAGYSVLERIWARPTLDVNGIWGGYQGEGAKTVIAAKAGAKISMRLVPGQDPNRITELALKHIPTLAPEGVKVHAFEHHGGDPFVVDLNSPYVKAANRALQRVYNKDAVFIRTGGSIPIAATFTRIVGAPILFVDMGLDIDAPHSPNESFAVQDYLNGILTSAYVLDELGRL; this is encoded by the coding sequence ATGCAATTTGATCAGGAACTGGCTTTACAGGAGCTTTTTGAGTTTCTTCGCATGCCTTCTGTCTCTGCAGACAGCGCCTACCAGGCGGGAATGCAGCAGGCTGTGCAATTTCTGCAGACCAAGCTTACCCGTCTGGGCTTCAAGGCAGAAGTCCGTCCCACCGAGGGTCATCCTGTGGTGTATGCCGAGCGCCTGACCGCTCCGGGCAAACCCACCGTGATGATCTACGGTCACTATGATGTGCAGCCCGAGGCACCTCTGGAAGAGTGGAGAACCCCCCCTTTTGAACCCACCATTGTGGATGGACGCATCTATGCCAGAGGGTCCACCGATGACAAGGGGCAGCTCTATGCCCATGTGAAAGGCATCGAGACCCTGCTGCAGCAGAACGGTGAGCTGCCCGTCAACATCAAGATCCTTTTTGAAGGTGAAGAGGAAATTGGCAGCCCCAACCTGGCGAAGTATCTGGAGGCCCACAGCGCTGAACTGAAGGCCGATGTGATCCTGATTTCCGACGGCTCGCGTTTTTCTGCAGACACCCCCTCCATCACTTACGGCCTGAGGGGCCTGAGTTACATTGAGGTGCATGTGCAGGGCGCATCCAGGGACTTGCACAGCGGAGCCTACGGTGGCGCGGTGCCCAACCCCATCAATGTGCTGTGTGAAATGATTGCCCAGCTGAAAGACGACCAGGGTCGGGTGACCATCCCTGGCTTCTACGATGGGATTCAGGAACTCACCGAACAGGAACGGGAAATGTGGAACACCCTGCCTTTTGATGAGGGTCAGTGGGGAGCGTCCATCGGCATCGACCAGTTTCCGGGTGAAGCCGGTTACAGCGTGCTGGAGCGTATCTGGGCACGCCCAACCCTGGATGTGAACGGCATCTGGGGAGGCTACCAGGGCGAGGGGGCCAAAACCGTGATCGCAGCCAAAGCAGGGGCCAAGATCAGCATGCGTCTGGTGCCCGGTCAGGACCCCAACCGCATCACCGAACTGGCATTGAAGCACATTCCCACCCTTGCTCCAGAAGGGGTCAAGGTACATGCTTTCGAACACCACGGTGGAGATCCCTTCGTGGTGGACCTGAACAGCCCTTACGTGAAGGCGGCAAATCGTGCCCTGCAACGGGTCTACAACAAGGATGCTGTGTTCATCCGCACCGGTGGCAGCATTCCGATTGCTGCCACCTTCACCCGCATTGTTGGGGCACCGATCCTGTTTGTGGACATGGGTCTGGACATCGACGCCCCGCACAGCCCCAATGAGAGCTTTGCAGTGCAGGATTACCTGAATGGCATTCTGACCAGTGCTTATGTGCTGGATGAGCTTGGCAGGCTGTAA
- a CDS encoding metallophosphoesterase has translation MALFVLSDIHGRLKEMLHLLHSHGLIDEQVNFTGKNHTLVFLGDYTDRGEHGKEVLDVVMRLCDQAPEQVHALLGNHDLMLLAAALHADHREKEATYTLKDFWLNNGGQKRDLKHLKPHHIEWLQGLPVLLKLGEYLFMHADSLMYLRHGRNIRDVNWFFHQVMRQGDGGLWSQLIEEFTERRVFFQNPALIQPVLAAFGGSCLIHGHTPIHYMLGIERDAVLTLTEPYMYANGKCINVDGGLSDSRARGVILELP, from the coding sequence ATGGCACTTTTCGTTCTCTCTGACATCCATGGTCGCCTCAAAGAAATGCTGCACCTGCTGCATTCGCATGGCCTGATTGATGAACAGGTGAATTTCACCGGCAAGAACCACACCCTGGTTTTTCTTGGCGATTACACGGACCGGGGTGAGCACGGCAAGGAAGTGCTTGATGTGGTCATGCGCCTGTGCGATCAGGCCCCGGAGCAGGTTCATGCCCTGCTGGGCAACCACGACCTGATGCTGCTTGCTGCTGCCTTGCATGCCGACCACCGGGAAAAAGAGGCCACCTACACCCTCAAAGATTTCTGGCTGAACAATGGAGGCCAGAAGCGCGACCTGAAACACCTCAAACCCCACCACATCGAATGGCTGCAGGGCCTCCCGGTGCTGCTGAAACTCGGAGAATACCTCTTCATGCACGCGGACAGCCTGATGTACCTCAGGCATGGCCGCAACATCCGGGATGTCAACTGGTTTTTTCATCAGGTGATGCGGCAGGGCGATGGAGGGTTGTGGTCACAACTCATAGAGGAATTCACCGAACGCAGGGTGTTCTTCCAGAACCCGGCCCTGATTCAGCCTGTGCTGGCCGCTTTTGGCGGGAGCTGCCTCATTCACGGCCACACCCCCATCCATTACATGCTCGGGATTGAACGGGACGCTGTTCTCACCCTCACTGAGCCTTACATGTATGCCAATGGGAAATGCATCAATGTGGATGGTGGCCTGTCCGATTCCCGGGCACGGGGCGTGATTCTGGAACTGCCTTGA
- a CDS encoding metallophosphoesterase, with protein sequence MSLYVISDIHGRYANFVQLLKQAWIIDDDLDWMGSEDDLLILLGDYTDRGEHGIEVLELVMRLKKQAPSNVFALLGNHDLHLLATYYHPTYDSPTACSPRIDHFLRNGGQRRDLERMTEVHAKFLQTLPVMFKFGPFLFMHADNLMYLNYGRNVDSVNATFKSLLSIPIPEKWDELIAQFSERKAFLHQPHNARQVLGTFGGNRIIHGHTPIYHMTGEKADYYLRVLKDALLYCEGMCINVDGGLADPRPPGILLKL encoded by the coding sequence ATGAGCCTATATGTCATCAGCGACATTCATGGTCGTTATGCCAATTTTGTGCAGCTGCTCAAACAGGCCTGGATCATTGACGATGACCTGGACTGGATGGGTTCAGAAGATGACCTGCTGATCCTGCTCGGGGATTACACCGACCGTGGAGAACACGGCATTGAGGTGCTGGAACTGGTGATGCGCCTGAAAAAACAGGCCCCGAGCAACGTGTTTGCATTGCTTGGAAACCATGATCTGCACCTGCTTGCCACCTATTACCACCCGACGTACGACAGTCCCACCGCCTGCTCTCCACGCATTGACCACTTCCTGCGCAACGGCGGGCAGCGCAGGGATCTGGAGCGCATGACCGAAGTGCACGCAAAATTCCTGCAAACTTTGCCTGTGATGTTCAAATTTGGTCCATTTCTGTTCATGCATGCCGACAACCTGATGTACCTGAATTATGGCCGCAACGTGGACAGTGTGAATGCCACCTTCAAAAGCCTCCTGAGCATCCCCATTCCTGAAAAGTGGGATGAGCTGATCGCGCAGTTCAGTGAGCGCAAGGCCTTTTTGCATCAGCCCCACAATGCCCGGCAGGTGCTCGGCACCTTTGGCGGGAACCGGATCATCCACGGGCACACCCCGATCTATCACATGACAGGCGAGAAAGCCGACTATTATTTGCGGGTCCTCAAAGATGCCCTGCTGTATTGTGAAGGCATGTGCATCAATGTCGATGGAGGTCTTGCCGATCCCCGGCCTCCCGGCATCCTGCTCAAACTCTGA
- the hspR gene encoding heat shock protein transcriptional repressor HspR, fused homodimer type, with the protein MPNEGKDRPVYVISVAAELVDMHPQTLRLYERKGLIRPGRSSGKTRLYSERDIEYLKEIRRLTQELGVNLAGVEEVMRLQHELDDLQDDFEAEIKRIETAIEEKVNSQPLALPSKAGQVDPKDRPVYVISIAAELVDMHPQTLRLYERKGLIRPGRSSGKTRLYSERDIDHLREIRRFTQELGVNLAGVEEIMRLRHRLEDMQAAFEKDISRIHQDLTERMTHFRTLPPPQETDEE; encoded by the coding sequence ATGCCGAATGAAGGTAAGGACCGTCCCGTATACGTCATCTCGGTTGCGGCAGAACTGGTCGACATGCATCCGCAAACCCTTAGACTTTATGAACGCAAAGGACTGATCCGCCCGGGTCGCTCCAGTGGGAAAACGCGTCTTTACAGCGAAAGAGACATTGAATACCTCAAGGAAATTCGCAGGCTCACCCAGGAACTCGGGGTCAACCTCGCCGGGGTGGAAGAGGTCATGCGCCTGCAGCATGAACTCGATGACCTGCAGGACGATTTTGAAGCTGAAATCAAACGCATTGAGACCGCCATTGAAGAAAAGGTCAACAGTCAGCCTCTGGCCCTGCCTTCCAAGGCCGGACAGGTGGACCCCAAGGACCGTCCGGTTTATGTGATTTCCATTGCAGCAGAACTGGTTGACATGCATCCGCAGACCCTCAGGCTTTATGAGCGCAAAGGGCTGATCCGTCCAGGCCGTTCCAGTGGGAAAACCCGCCTTTACAGTGAGCGGGACATCGACCACCTGCGGGAAATCCGTCGGTTCACCCAGGAACTCGGGGTCAACCTCGCCGGGGTGGAAGAGATCATGCGCCTCAGGCACCGTCTGGAAGACATGCAGGCTGCCTTCGAGAAGGACATCAGTCGCATCCACCAGGACCTGACCGAACGCATGACCCATTTCCGCACCCTTCCCCCGCCACAGGAGACCGACGAGGAATGA
- a CDS encoding cupin domain-containing protein produces the protein MKVSTFNTEHYLWGNSCDGWKLLTQPGLSVIQEKMPAGTSEVAHYHEKAEQFFFVLSGKLTLRFPDGDVELSIHEGMHVAAQRPHIAMNLSSLDVHFLVISSPSTVGDRVVTADMG, from the coding sequence ATGAAAGTCAGCACATTTAACACAGAACATTATTTGTGGGGCAACAGCTGTGATGGCTGGAAGCTGCTCACCCAGCCTGGCCTCAGTGTGATTCAGGAGAAAATGCCTGCGGGCACCAGCGAAGTGGCCCACTACCACGAGAAAGCCGAGCAGTTCTTCTTTGTGCTCTCTGGAAAACTCACCCTGCGGTTCCCGGATGGGGATGTGGAACTCAGCATTCATGAAGGGATGCACGTTGCAGCCCAGCGGCCTCACATTGCCATGAACCTGAGCAGTCTGGACGTGCATTTTCTGGTGATTTCCAGCCCAAGTACAGTCGGGGACCGGGTGGTGACCGCAGACATGGGTTAA
- a CDS encoding HAD family hydrolase: MQAAIVFDLDGTLIDSARDITVAFQQACSTTGLLVPEDEHVQALIGRPLREMFHTFHPEADMDRLVAAYRAYYDENCTVYTQFFPGVLEVLRTLRERGYPLAVATTKFPRVARLVSDKLGLTPHLDHVQGTEGFAHKPEPDVIFAALEALGGEGLWMVGDTTADVLAGKAAGLKTYAVTWGTHNRDILETVHPDVIADSLEKLLELCP; the protein is encoded by the coding sequence ATGCAAGCTGCAATTGTCTTCGATCTCGATGGCACCCTCATTGACTCCGCCCGTGACATCACTGTGGCTTTTCAGCAGGCCTGCAGCACAACTGGCCTGCTGGTTCCAGAAGATGAGCATGTGCAGGCCCTGATTGGTCGTCCCCTCCGCGAAATGTTCCACACCTTCCATCCGGAAGCAGACATGGACCGTCTGGTGGCTGCCTACCGGGCCTACTACGACGAGAATTGCACGGTTTACACCCAGTTTTTCCCCGGGGTGCTGGAGGTTCTGAGGACCCTGCGTGAACGGGGATATCCTCTTGCTGTGGCCACCACCAAGTTTCCCAGGGTGGCAAGGCTGGTCAGTGACAAACTGGGCCTCACCCCCCATCTGGACCATGTGCAGGGCACAGAAGGTTTTGCACACAAGCCTGAACCTGATGTGATTTTTGCAGCCCTGGAAGCCCTGGGTGGTGAGGGCCTGTGGATGGTGGGAGACACCACTGCAGATGTGCTGGCAGGCAAGGCTGCAGGCCTGAAAACCTACGCTGTGACCTGGGGGACCCACAACAGAGACATTCTGGAAACCGTGCATCCAGATGTCATCGCAGATTCACTGGAGAAACTTCTGGAACTGTGCCCCTGA
- a CDS encoding MalY/PatB family protein, producing the protein MRETFDAVTVEDCREFTGGKWHQYGEEALALWVADMDLPIATEIQQAIQERITRHIGYPRHGGDPEFLDAIVNRMSERFGWQIERKDIMLIPGVVRGLFAGVLALSSPGDGVVTQVPVYPPFLMSIENTDRVIQANPMVFKEGRWELDFEQLETLVTPQTKIFMLCNPQNPTGRVFTRTELEKLAEFIIRHDLYVISDELHADLIFEGEHTVFASLSPEMERRTLTLYGPGKTFNLAGLGMGYIISRNPELLAKVRKATVGMIPEPNVLSMAGTLAAYTRAGAWEREVVAYLKDNRDHLNARLKAELPEVQTSVPEGTYLQFLDFNVYPFGAEAQKVLLKGGVALNEGSAFGQGYRGFVRLNFATSRQILDQAIDRIVETVQQNRA; encoded by the coding sequence ATGCGTGAAACCTTTGATGCAGTGACCGTCGAGGATTGCAGAGAATTTACCGGTGGAAAATGGCACCAGTACGGCGAGGAAGCCCTCGCCCTCTGGGTGGCAGACATGGACCTGCCCATTGCAACAGAAATTCAGCAGGCCATTCAGGAGCGCATCACCCGACACATTGGCTACCCCAGACACGGGGGAGACCCTGAGTTTCTGGATGCCATTGTGAACCGCATGTCTGAACGGTTTGGATGGCAAATCGAGCGCAAGGACATCATGCTGATTCCGGGTGTGGTTCGGGGTCTGTTCGCTGGTGTTCTGGCACTGTCCAGTCCTGGCGATGGGGTGGTCACGCAGGTTCCGGTGTACCCTCCTTTTCTGATGTCCATTGAGAACACCGACCGGGTTATCCAGGCCAACCCGATGGTCTTTAAAGAAGGCCGCTGGGAGCTGGATTTTGAACAGCTGGAAACGCTGGTCACCCCCCAGACGAAGATTTTCATGCTGTGCAATCCCCAGAATCCCACAGGTCGTGTTTTCACCCGAACTGAACTGGAGAAACTGGCAGAATTCATCATCCGTCATGACCTCTATGTCATTTCGGATGAACTTCACGCGGACCTGATTTTTGAGGGAGAACACACTGTTTTTGCCAGCCTCAGTCCAGAAATGGAACGTCGCACCCTGACCCTTTACGGCCCTGGCAAGACCTTCAATCTGGCCGGACTGGGCATGGGTTACATCATCTCCAGAAATCCAGAGCTGCTGGCAAAAGTCCGCAAAGCCACGGTGGGCATGATTCCCGAACCCAATGTCCTCTCGATGGCTGGGACCCTGGCCGCTTACACCCGTGCAGGGGCCTGGGAGCGCGAAGTGGTGGCCTACCTGAAGGACAACCGGGACCACCTGAATGCACGCCTGAAAGCTGAGCTCCCTGAAGTGCAGACATCGGTTCCAGAAGGCACCTACCTGCAGTTTCTGGACTTCAACGTTTATCCCTTTGGTGCAGAGGCCCAGAAAGTGCTCCTGAAAGGTGGAGTGGCCCTCAATGAAGGCTCAGCTTTTGGGCAGGGATACAGAGGCTTTGTGCGACTGAATTTTGCCACCAGCAGACAGATTCTCGATCAGGCCATTGACCGGATTGTGGAAACGGTCCAGCAAAACAGAGCCTGA
- the dps gene encoding DNA starvation/stationary phase protection protein Dps — protein sequence MVKRMFNTRIDLDQDTRAAIIERLNQSLAELSDLYSQVKQAHWNIKGPDFIALHKFFDELASDLLPLIDEVAERIPTLGGYALGTVRMAASRSSLAEFPTHVTDAQGMVTALAEAYAHTARCMRESIDFAEGQGDKATADLFTEVTRELDTRLWFIEAHLQ from the coding sequence ATGGTGAAACGCATGTTCAACACCCGAATTGATCTGGATCAGGACACCCGTGCTGCAATCATTGAACGCCTCAACCAGTCCCTTGCAGAGCTGAGCGACCTGTATTCTCAGGTGAAACAGGCCCACTGGAACATCAAAGGACCGGATTTTATTGCCCTGCACAAGTTTTTCGATGAGCTGGCCTCAGACCTGCTTCCCCTCATCGACGAGGTGGCAGAGCGCATCCCCACGCTTGGAGGTTATGCCCTCGGAACGGTGCGCATGGCCGCCTCACGCAGCAGCCTTGCAGAGTTCCCCACCCATGTCACAGATGCCCAGGGCATGGTAACGGCACTGGCAGAAGCCTATGCCCACACGGCCCGTTGCATGCGGGAAAGCATTGATTTTGCAGAGGGTCAGGGAGACAAGGCCACAGCGGACCTGTTCACGGAAGTGACCCGTGAGCTTGACACCCGCCTGTGGTTCATTGAAGCCCATCTACAATAA
- a CDS encoding leishmanolysin-related zinc metalloendopeptidase, which yields MKLYPFSVLSAGVLMMGCTPLGPSQQGTPHPGDKFSIALVFPENASLNNQQKSLFVQAARRWEQVITQGLPDVGGATPVDDIVITASATQIDGPGKVMSRSGPLLVREGNHLPITGMIEFDLYDLQAREIDGTLKNVILHEMGHVLGIGTIWNRYLKYDNQTGCLDSSRITYTGTHANQQFHQLGEQGLIPVENQYGAGNKCGHWDEETFKSELMTGFSTSNPMPLSKMTIGALQDLGYRVNYNAADPYSLPFSGVQAQHHNAEEHHEILTVPRVLKAGETLIVDGLQ from the coding sequence TTGAAATTGTATCCCTTCTCTGTTCTGTCAGCAGGTGTTCTGATGATGGGCTGCACCCCCCTGGGCCCCAGCCAGCAAGGCACCCCTCACCCCGGTGACAAATTCAGCATCGCTCTTGTTTTTCCAGAAAATGCGTCACTGAACAACCAGCAAAAATCCCTCTTTGTGCAGGCAGCCCGCAGGTGGGAGCAAGTGATCACCCAGGGATTGCCAGATGTGGGTGGAGCCACTCCCGTAGATGACATCGTGATCACTGCCTCAGCCACCCAGATCGATGGACCTGGAAAGGTGATGTCGCGTTCTGGTCCACTGCTGGTTCGTGAAGGAAATCACCTGCCCATCACAGGCATGATTGAATTTGATCTCTATGATTTGCAGGCCAGAGAAATTGATGGCACCCTGAAAAATGTGATCCTGCATGAGATGGGCCATGTGCTGGGCATTGGGACGATCTGGAACAGGTACCTCAAATATGACAACCAGACCGGATGCCTGGACTCCAGCAGAATCACATACACAGGCACCCATGCCAACCAGCAATTCCACCAGCTGGGAGAGCAGGGACTGATTCCTGTGGAAAACCAGTACGGGGCAGGCAACAAGTGCGGTCATTGGGACGAGGAGACCTTCAAGAGTGAACTGATGACGGGCTTTTCCACCAGCAACCCCATGCCCCTCAGCAAAATGACCATCGGGGCGCTCCAGGATCTGGGGTACAGGGTCAACTACAATGCTGCAGACCCCTATTCCCTCCCCTTCTCAGGTGTACAGGCCCAGCATCACAATGCAGAAGAGCACCATGAAATCCTCACAGTGCCCAGGGTGCTGAAAGCAGGTGAAACGCTTATTGTAGATGGGCTTCAATGA